DNA sequence from the Oryza brachyantha chromosome 5, ObraRS2, whole genome shotgun sequence genome:
TCCTTCCATAATTTTGAGGCTGAAAAGGAAGGACCAACGGACCAACCCTGGTTTGCACAAGATCTACAACCAGCAATATAGCATCTCAAGTTTGGCTGCAATTAGCATCATATAAAGCCTCACACAGCCAAATGCGGCAAAGCTTATTCAAAACagccaattaaaaaaaaacgatttCCTATTCAAGTTGTGTAAGAAGGATAACCCTCAGAATATGGTTATGCAGAGCAAACACAAGAAAACTGGTCCTCTGCTGACACAGATTGGTTCATGCGAAAAAAAATGGGCTAACGGAAGCAGTAACTGAGAATTTGCACAGATCCTTATTTTGCTTGAGGATGCGATGCAATGAAGTCAACTGCCGTTTTGATGGAATCAATCTTCTCTGCCTCATTGTCTGGGATCTCGAAGCCAAATTCTTCCTCAAAGGCCATGACAATCTCAACCGTATCCAGGCTATCAAGTCCAAGGTCCTTCTGGAAATGAGCATTTGGAGTCACCTGCAAGATTTGTTGGAGACACTGATTACTGATAGTCGCAAcattatagaaatatgaaatcaACATTCACTAAACAAACAACAGAGAGATTTCATTCCATGCCATTGGAAGTTCAGTATCTAGAGAACTGCAAATCTAGACAGATTGCAATAGTATAACTATAACCTAATAACAAAGATAAAAAGTTCCCCATTTATTTGACTCCTAGATAaatcttattattttaaacCCTACACATGCCTGCAATAGTGAACAGAACATTCCAGTATGCAAGCAGACCGCTACATGAATTGCTgtcaaaatattcttttagttaaaaacaaaGTTCTTTATCAATGTATTACAGAGCCCGCTAGTACAAGTAACATCCACCAAACCACAGCAGGGTATCTAAGACAGGCATACAATACTAGTTCTGCACTGACTTACCCTTAAGCACACAGTCATGGTTTCTAATATTATTGAAGTAATTGGGAGAACTTTCAAAACATGCTCAGACCAGACTTCAAACTAAGACCAACAGTTCTTTTTCCTACAACCAACAATTCTTTTTCCTACAGTACCTCAACGTGACATGATCACTTGAGCGTGAAAGAAGGTACTAGCATGACACGTTGAACAAACCATATGAGCATTAGCTACTAAATATAATTAGTAATCTATACTCTATACTATTCTAAAAGAAAGTAATGGTGGTAGCAGTAAATCTGCCATCCACCAACtatattatttcaaaatagtcCTATATAttggttatatttttcatctctaaaAGTAAGTTCCAAACAATACTAGCACgcacataatttatttctctATAGCAAACCACAGGTATTTAGCTAGTAACATAGAGATAGTTAATTGTGGAGGACTTTAATTATTAGCcaatcaaattaataatattatgataatTGATATAGCCACAACTGTTTCATCAAACGTAACATGTGGATACAATCTAATTGATTTTTGTTAGAAACACAATTAAATCCTATTATATTGACTGCTAGTACTACATTTATGTCGAAAATATGGAAGCTGCATATCGTTGGTAGTTAGGCCTATGGGTCTATAATAAAGACATGGAGGCCAAACAACAACACTCAttgaaattagaaaaaatatcagcCAATTACAAATTGCAGAAACAGAAAAAGCAAAGATGAGACATTTAACCATTTGCCAACTTCAATCTTGAGATGGGAGTGCATCCAAAAAGAGACTTGCTATCTCCAGAATTTGATAACAAAAGCAGACAGATAATATACAAATGCAATATACTCATACTAGGGTATATGTTATCTTTAGCAGTAAAATACAAGacacaaaaaaacacattCCTGCTCAAGGCAACATATTGCATGTAAACAGGACAGGGACTCTGGGATTACTGTTCAAATTTGCTACATCGCATACTTTAGCACTAGAGTCATCAAAAACCTCAGCTTTGTCTACACATAAGGGCAATATCATCCATCAATCACTTATGttccaaacttaaaaaagtttcttAACTGTATAGCAAAGAGTAAAGCTTGCTGTTTGTCCTACCCCCTAAATGACACAGTCTCAGCTCTAATCGATTCTATCAAAACAAACCATTACAACAACTTAAAGTATCAaaagcagatttttttttttgcaagaaccaatctatctctctcttccaTGAAAGGAagcaacaaaatcaaaatagcAGGAGCACGCTAGATCTGAGTCCATGTGTATAAGGAGGGCCCGCTCgcaggcgtcggcggcgggtgcTCACCTTGGAGGGCTCGACCTTCTGGAAGTTCTTGACGACGGAGACGATGCGGTCGGCGACCTCGCCCTTGTCGAGGAACGAGCCCTTGGCCCCCTCATCCGTCGCCGACGACAGGAGCCGCGCGGCGGGGACGCcggtgcccgccgccgccgcagcggccgGACGAGCCACCGGCACGCGCAGGTGGCTCAGGAgggccctcctcgccgccgccatcgccatttCTCCTCGTGTCCTCTCCTTCGTCTGTGGGTGGTGCGGCGGAGTGGGTGGTGGGATGGGTGCGGGCTGGTGGAGCTCGGCTAACCCTGGCCAGTCCGGCCCATCTAGCCGAGCAAGATGCCGATGGGCTCGGTTTGGATCCAATGGCTTCGAGCAAAATCccaatgaaatttttttattttttaaacctttttaaaaaataattttattactaaatctccgggaaaattttttccaaatctaaaccttttggccacgctaccaacattggcgtggcaagacaacactGTCACACAACCTTTTCGGCGCCGTGTGGCGTGacagtggcgtggcaagacaatacTGCTACGCCACCgacaatggcgtggcaagccgtttGGCCACGCCAATATTGATGGCgtgaccaaaaggttcatgcggtggaaatatttttctgaaagtttagtaataaaattatttcttaaaaatgtttaaaaaataaaaaaaattcaatcccAATACATATTACTCCATTCCAAGCGCGTTTGGGTAGATGAGTCTGGTAGAGAAGGATTTACTTTTGAGACACTCATGAGTTTTGATTATTTGACATTATGTCTTACTGTTATTGACTTAAATGATCCATATGTCTACTCATAAGTGTTAATACTAACGAAGAAAATGTCAAATCGTTAAATTTATCGTCTTTTGTTTGGTTAGGGGGGCATGACCGCATGAGAGTTTTAGAGCTCTTTTGTTTAATTACAGAAGATAAGAGGTTTAGAGGGACGTGGATTGGAAATTGAGGGATAAACTCTCTATGTTTTAACACCTCACGAGGACCTGCAAGTTGGAAGGGAATTCTTCCCTTTAcattatttagataaatatgagCCCTCCATCATTATTTAAATTCTACTTCCCACAAAACTTCTCCACCAATTCTTTTCCATGTTATCAAATACTCCGTAAGGGATTGAGACTAAAAGTCATTTCCATCTCAAATTCACCATTAATTTCCTACTCTAAACTCTCAACCCTCAATCCCCAATATGCGCTACTGTCTGAACCTAACCCTTGCCCTTGTAGAATTACTCCAACGAATGCCAAAAATAGCATGCAACTCTTTCTCACATGGGAGTATGCACTATGTAGACAAGGAACCGTAAGGAATATTTTCCTTACGCATAAGCTTGAATTTCTCTTGAATTAATCTATAATCTGATTATACTGTTGTATTTATTGGCAATTAAATCTTGATAACAAGATCTTACATGATTATATTAcgatgaataaaaatatacatcatATAAATCACTTTTATGATATatctaaattacttttagatttgattaaattaCATCCTAAACATTCATAATGTTgtgaataatttaattttattgttgttttagtTAGTTCTATACTTTGTGctgatttaatttaatttctaaataaattcaTGTTTTTACTCCTACACTATATTTACTTTAGTCATGTAACAACTC
Encoded proteins:
- the LOC102709843 gene encoding acyl carrier protein 2, mitochondrial-like — protein: MAMAAARRALLSHLRVPVARPAAAAAAGTGVPAARLLSSATDEGAKGSFLDKGEVADRIVSVVKNFQKVEPSKVTPNAHFQKDLGLDSLDTVEIVMAFEEEFGFEIPDNEAEKIDSIKTAVDFIASHPQAK